The following are from one region of the Neurospora crassa OR74A linkage group III, whole genome shotgun sequence genome:
- the pca-4 gene encoding proteasome component PRE6, variant, producing MKLQDTRITPSKIGLVDKHVCLAFAGLNADARILVDKARLEAQSHRLNLEDPVTIEYITKYVAGVQQRYTQSGGVRPFGISTLIVGFDNGSDVPRLYQTEPSGIYSAWKANAIGRSSKTVREFLERNYKDDMDREATIRLTIKSLLEVVQTGAKNIEIAIMAPGKELEMLPVEDIENYVKNIEQEKQEEADKKKKGRTPGTGTAAILTRSQDEPGDH from the exons ATGAAGCTCCAAGACACAAGAATCACCCCCTCCAAGATTGGCCTGGTCGACAAGCACGTTTGCCTCGCCTTTGCCGGGCTGAACGCCGATGCCAGAATCTTGGTGGACAAGGCTCGCCTAGAAGCCCAGTCGCACCGTCTCAACCTTGAGGACCCCGTCACGATTGAGTACATTACAAAGTATGTTGCCGGCGTGCAGCAGCGGTATACACAGAGCGGTGGTGTTCGTCCTTTTGGTATTAGCACCTTGATCGTCGGCTTCGACAACGGCAGCGATGTTCCCAGACTCTACCAGACCGAGCCCTCGGGCATTTACTCTGCATG GAAAGCCAACGCCATCGGCCGGTCAAGCAAGACGGTTCGCGAATTCCTCGAGCGCAACTACAAGGACGACATGGACCGGGAGGCTACGATCCGCCTGACCATCAAGTCCCTACTCGAAGTTGTGCAAACGGGCGCCAAGAACATTGAGATCGCCATCATGGCTCCTGGCAAGGAGCTCGAGATGCTCCCTGTGGAGGACATTGAGAACTACGTCAAGAACATTgagcaggagaagcaggaggaggcggacaagaagaagaagggccgGACTCCTGGTACGGGCACTGCTGCCATACTGACCAGGAGCCAGGATGAGCCAGGTGACCACTAA
- a CDS encoding D-lactate dehydrogenase 2, whose product MACRHRSSTTTLARLAKPARLTPRLSTQPQLQSQVASAARCFSSSRPRQLKETRCQQGKFTSETYPELKRDPRYGQVTKEHVDYFKGLLGTESAVIDGVTNENATDDIEPFNSDWMRKYRGHCRLVLKPSSTEEVSKILKYCNDNKLAVVPQGGNTGLVGGSVPVFDEIVLNMGRMNNIIEFDEVSGILTVEAGAILEVVDQFLASKGYIFPLDLGAKGSCHIGGNLSTNAGGLRLLRYGSLHGTTLGIEAVLPDGTVVDDLCKLRKNNTGYDLKQLFIGSEGTIGVITKAVIQCPQRPKAQNVALFGLESYEAAQQAFREAKGHLSEILSAFELMDAGSQALVRQVTKKNSPLEGEYPFYCLIETSGSNSDHDGEKLQTFLEDVMEKGIVVDGTLAQDETQVKALWSWREGITEALGHLGGVYKYDVSIPLPEMYQLVEDTKARVEEAGLLGDTDEHPVRAVVGYGHMGDSNLHLNVSTRRFDERVEKVLEPFVYEWISKRQGSISAEHGLGLAKKKYIGYSRTPTMVGLMKQLKDLYDPNAILNPYKYI is encoded by the exons atggCCTGCCGACATCGGTCCTCGACGACAACCCTCGCCAGACTGGCCAAGCCAGCAAGACTCACTCCCAGACTGAGCACTCAGCCCCAGCTTCAGTCCCAGGTTGCGTCGGCGGCCCGGTGCTTCAGCAGCTCTCGCCCCCGCCAGCTCAAAGAGACTAGATGCCAGCAGGGCAAGTTCACCAGCGAGACCTACCCTGAACTCAAGAGGGATCCTCGCTATGGCCAGGTCACCAAGGAACATGTCGACTATTTCAAGGGTCTTTTGGGCACCGAGTCTGCTGTCATTGATGGCGTGACCAACGAGAACGCCACCGATGATATCGAGCCCTTCAACAGCGATTGGATGCGCAAGTATCGTGGCCACTGCAGACTCGTCCTCAAGCCAAGCTCGACTGAGGAGGTCAGCAAGATCCTCAAGTACTGCAATGACAACAAGCTGGCTGTCGTCCCCCAGGGCGGCAACACTGGCCTCGTCGGTGGCTCCGTCCCCGTGTTCGATGAGATTGTCCTCAACATGGGTCGTATGAACAACATCATCGAGTTCGACGAGGTTTCCGGTATCCTGACTGTCGAGGCTGGTGCCATTCTCGAGGTTGTTGACCAGTTCCTGGCCAGCAAGGGCTACATCTTCCCCTTGGATCTCGGTGCCAAGGGTTCGTGCCATATTGGAGGCAACCTCTCAACCAACGCCGGTGGTCTCCGTCTCTTGAGGTACGGAAGCTTGCACGGAACGACTCTCGGTATCGAGGCTGTCCTTCCTGATGGTACCGTTGTCGATGATCTCTGCAAGTTGCGCAAGAACAACACTGGCTACGATCTCAAGCAGCTCTTTATTGGCTCTGAGGGCACTATTGGTGTCATTACCAAGGCTGTCATCCAGTGCCCCCAGCGTCCCAAGGCTCAGAACGTCGCCCTGTTCGGTCTTGAGTCCTACGAGGCTGCCCAACAGGCCTTCCGTGAGGCCAAGGGTCACTTGTCCGAGATTCTCTCTGCTTTCGAGCTCATGGACGCCGGCAGCCAGGCTCTTGTGCGCCAAGTAACCAAGAAGAACTCGCCTCTCGAGGGCGAGTACCCCTTCTACTGCTTGATCGAAACCAGCGGATCCAACTCCGATCACGATGGTGAGAAGCTCCAGACCTTCCTTGAGGACGTCATGGAGAAGGGTATCGTTGTCGACGGCACTCTTGCCCAGGACGAGACCCAGGTCAAGGCTCTTTGGAGCTGGCGTGAAGGCATCACGGAAGCCCTTGGTCACCTTGGTGGTGTGTACAAGTACGATGTCTCTATCCCTCTCCCTGAGATGTACCAGCTTGTCGAGGACACCAAGGCCCGCGTTGAGGAGGCCGGCCTCCTCGGTGACACGGATGAGCACCCGGTGCGTGCTGTTGTAGGATACGGACACATGGGCGACTCCAACCTTCACCTTAACGTGTCTACCCGTCGCTTCGACGAGCGGGTGGAAAAGGTTCTTGAGCCTTTCGTCTACGAGTGGATCTCCAAGCGCCAGGGCAGCATCAGCGCCGAACACGGTCTTGGCCtcgccaagaagaagtacaTTGGGTACAGCCGTACTCCCACCATGGTCGGGTTGATGAAGCAGCTCAAGGACCTCTATGACCCG AACGCCATCTTGAACCCTTACAAGTATATCTAA
- a CDS encoding DNA repair helicase RAD25: protein MPPKRKAVGAPQAGVAKAGRTSALSTPGPATPRSLESSFQSDGDDDLNDDDVDEVIKRKEEVIAREADEFVNTWAVDSSRFQARQDGGGSHRDGATQFFGSGKRDFSYLNLKPDHDQKPLWIDPEKGTIILEKFSPDADRVTDFLVTIAEPKSRPHFLHEYQLTAHSLYAGVSIGLQSKDIIDTLDRFLKTPLPESIRLFIESCTKSYGKVKLVLNNNKYFVESSDAELLQKLLRDEVIGKWRVQGSGDITTSYAPTMGGLVIPGTKDAAGVNQAGLNKSGNKKTAEDGAADAAATNEADLYAAINEEDDEDDKDAVHAFEIPETAVEIVQRRCLDLGFPILEEYDFRNDSNNADLEIDLRPNTQIRPYQEQSLSKMFGNGRAKSGIIVLPCGAGKTLVGITAACTIKKGVIVLCTSSMSVVQWRQEFLKWSNINPDDIAVFTAESKNKFSGNTGIIVTTYSMVTNNRERSHDSKKMMDFLKSREWGLMLLDEVHVVPADVFRRVISSIKSHSKLGLTATLLREDDKISHLNFLIGPKLYEANWMELSEKGHIAKVQCAEVWCPMPTEFYDEYLRANSRMKRTLYAMNPRKFQACQYLINYHEARGDKIIVFSDELYSLKQYALKLNKVFIYGGTGQAERMQVLENFQHNPQVNTLFLSKIGDTSLDLPEATCLIQISSHFGSRRQEAQRLGRILRAKRRNDVGFNAFFYSLVSKDTQEMYYSSKRQAFLVDQGYAFKVITQLANIENTPDLAFATAQERRELLQRTLVDNEKGAEDDVETDDLFGKVGRGRGGAKGRAAAVRRMAGTLGELSGGQDMAYIEQNKAANKGLKKKGAAKAEQSAFFKKLQREKERSRALARQG from the coding sequence ATGCCGCCCAAGCGAAAAGCGGTCGGCGCCCCCCAGGCCGGCGTTGCCAAAGCTGGCCGCACTTCGGCCCTGTCCACTCCCGGCCCCGCGACTCCCCGCAGCCTCGAGAGCTCGTTCCAGTCGGACGGCGATGATGATttgaacgacgacgacgtcgaCGAGGTCATcaagaggaaagaggaggtGATTGCCCGCGAGGCCGACGAGTTCGTCAATACATGGGCCGTCGATAGTAGCCGTTTCCAGGCCCGACAGGACGGTGGCGGCAGTCATCGTGACGGCGCCACCCAGTTCTTTGGCAGCGGGAAACGCGACTTTTCGTATCTGAACTTGAAACCCGACCACGACCAGAAGCCGCTGTGGATCGACCCGGAGAAGGGCACCATCATACTCGAGAAGTTCAGCCCGGACGCCGACCGCGTCACCGACTTCCTCGTCACCATTGCCGAGCCCAAGTCACGGCCGCATTTCCTGCATGAGTATCAGTTGACCGCCCACAGTCTCTACGCTGGTGTGTCCATTGGCCTGCAGTCAAAGGATATTATAGACACCCTGGATCGCTTCCTCAAGACCCCCCTGCCCGAGTCCATTCGTCTCTTCATTGAGTCGTGCACAAAGAGCTACGGCAAGGTGAAACTCGTGCTGAATAACAACAAGTACTTTGTAGAAAGCTCGGATGCCGAGTTGTTGCAGAAGCTGCTCCGCGATGAAGTAATCGGAAAGTGGCGTGTCCAGGGCTCCGGTGATATTACCACCTCCTATGCGCCCACCATGGGCGGCCTGGTCATCCCCGGCACCAAAGATGCCGCCGGTGTGAACCAGGCAGGCCTCAACAAGTCTGGCAACAAGAAGACTGCCGAGGATGGGGCCGCGGACGCTGCGGCGACTAACGAGGCAGACCTCTACGCAGCCATCaatgaggaagacgacgaggacgacaagGACGCCGTCCATGCCTTTGAGATCCCCGAAACCGCCGTCGAGATTGTCCAACGACGCTGTCTTGACCTAGGATTTCCCATCTTGGAGGAGTACGACTTCAGGAACGACTCTAATAACGCGGATCTGGAAATCGATCTGCGACCAAACACACAGATTCGTCCGTACCAGGAGCAGAGTCTCAGCAAAATGTTTGGTAACGGCAGAGCAAAGAGTGGCATCATTGTTCTGCCGTGCGGTGCAGGCAAGACCTTGGTCGGCATTACGGCTGCCTGCACCATCAAAAAGGGTGTCATCGTCCTGTGTACCAGCAGTATGTCCGTCGTGCAATGGCGCCAGGAGTTCCTCAAGTGGTCCAACATCAACCCCGACGATATTGCCGTCTTTACCGCTGAGAGCAAGAACAAGTTCTCTGGTAATACGGGTATCATTGTTACTACATATTCTATGGTTACCAACAACCGAGAACGATCTCACGACtccaagaagatgatggatttCCTCAAGAGTCGTGAATGGGGTCTGATGCTTCTCGACGAGGTCCACGTCGTCCCTGCCGACGTCTTCCGAAGAGTTATCTCTTCCATCAAGTCGCACTCCAAGCTGGGTCTCACAGCCACCCTGCTCAGAGAAGACGACAAGATTTCCCACTTGAACTTCCTAATCGGCCCCAAGCTCTACGAGGCCAACTGGATGGAGCTATCCGAAAAGGGTCACATCGCCAAGGTCCAGTGCGCAGAGGTGTGGTGTCCTATGCCCACCGAGTTCTACGACGAGTATCTTCGTGCCAACTCGCGCATGAAGCGCACTCTTTACGCCATGAACCCCCGAAAGTTCCAGGCCTGCCAGTACCTGATCAACTACCACGAAGCCCGCGGCGACAAGATCATCGTCTTCTCCGACGAGCTGTACTCACTAAAACAATACGCCCTCAAGCTAAATAAAGTCTTTATCTACGGCGGCACCGGCCAAGCCGAGCGCATGCAAGTGCTCGAAAACTTCCAGCACAACCCGCAAGTCAACACGCTCTTCCTCTCCAAGATCGGCGACACCTCGCTCGACTTGCCCGAAGCCACCTGTCTCATCCAAATCTCCTCCCACTTCGGTTCCCGTCGTCAGGAAGCCCAGCGCCTAGGCCGTATCCTCCGAGCCAAGCGCCGTAACGACGTCGGCTTCAACGCCTTCTTTTACTCACTCGTGTCCAAAGACACGCAGGAAATGTACTACTCGTCCAAGCGCCAGGCCTTCCTGGTCGACCAGGGCTACGCCTTCAAGGTGATCACGCAGCTGGCCAACATCGAGAACACGCCCGACCTGGCCTTCGCCACGGCGCAGGAGCGGCGCGAGCTGCTGCAGCGCACACTGGTCGACAATGAAAAGGGCGCCGAGGATGATGTCGAGACGGACGATCTGTTTGGTAAGGTCGGGCGCGGAAGGGGTGGCGCAAAGGGcagagcggcggcggttcgGAGAATGGCTGGAACCCTGGGCGAGCTCAGTGGTGGTCAGGATATGGCGTACATTGAGCAGAACAAGGCGGCGAATAAggggttgaagaagaagggtgccGCCAAGGCGGAGCAGAGCGCCTTCTTCAAGAAGCtgcagagggagaaggagaggagtcGGGCTTTGGCGAGACAGGGCTAG
- a CDS encoding zinc finger protein, whose amino-acid sequence MCKHVLNAQVSIRSPCCRKWFDCPECHAESESHPLKKTLEMTFACKKCKKCFRKDATEFEDSDEYCPHCDNHYIIEAVTPKAALRVEGEDARMDARMLKDERVKQTKKTMNQISIFDPDVDADKLG is encoded by the exons ATGTG TAAACACGTTCTCAATGCTCAAGTCTCCATCCGGTCACCATGCT GCCGCAAATGGTTCGACTGTCCCGAATGCCACGCCGAGTCCGAGTCGCACCCCCTTAAGAAGACACTCGAGATGACTTTTGCCTGCAAAAAGTGCAAAAAGTGTTTCCGCAAGGATGCGACCGAGTTCGAGGATTCCGACGAATACTGCCCGCACTGCGACAACCACTACATCATCGAGGCCGTGACGCCCAAGGCTGCTCTCAGGGTCGAGGGCGAGGATGCGAGAATGGATGCGCGCATGCTCAAGGACGAAAGAGTCAAGCAAACGAAGAAGACCATGAACCAGATCTCGATATTTGACCCGGATGTGGACGCTGATAAGCTTGGTTGA
- the pca-4 gene encoding proteasome component PRE6 — protein sequence MASGYDRALSVFSPDGHVFQVEYAGEAVKRGTCAVGVKGKDVVVLGCEKRSAMKLQDTRITPSKIGLVDKHVCLAFAGLNADARILVDKARLEAQSHRLNLEDPVTIEYITKYVAGVQQRYTQSGGVRPFGISTLIVGFDNGSDVPRLYQTEPSGIYSAWKANAIGRSSKTVREFLERNYKDDMDREATIRLTIKSLLEVVQTGAKNIEIAIMAPGKELEMLPVEDIENYVKNIEQEKQEEADKKKKGRTPGTGTAAILTRSQDEPGDH from the exons ATGGCGTCCGGATACGACAGAGCTCTTTCAG TCTTCAG TCCCGATGGACACGTTTTCCAAGTCGAGTATGCCGGTGAAGCTGTCAAGAGAG GTACCTGCGCGGTGGGCGTAAAGGGCAAggatgtcgtcgtccttgGTTGCGAAAAGAGGTCGGCCATGAAGCTCCAAGACACAAGAATCACCCCCTCCAAGATTGGCCTGGTCGACAAGCACGTTTGCCTCGCCTTTGCCGGGCTGAACGCCGATGCCAGAATCTTGGTGGACAAGGCTCGCCTAGAAGCCCAGTCGCACCGTCTCAACCTTGAGGACCCCGTCACGATTGAGTACATTACAAAGTATGTTGCCGGCGTGCAGCAGCGGTATACACAGAGCGGTGGTGTTCGTCCTTTTGGTATTAGCACCTTGATCGTCGGCTTCGACAACGGCAGCGATGTTCCCAGACTCTACCAGACCGAGCCCTCGGGCATTTACTCTGCATG GAAAGCCAACGCCATCGGCCGGTCAAGCAAGACGGTTCGCGAATTCCTCGAGCGCAACTACAAGGACGACATGGACCGGGAGGCTACGATCCGCCTGACCATCAAGTCCCTACTCGAAGTTGTGCAAACGGGCGCCAAGAACATTGAGATCGCCATCATGGCTCCTGGCAAGGAGCTCGAGATGCTCCCTGTGGAGGACATTGAGAACTACGTCAAGAACATTgagcaggagaagcaggaggaggcggacaagaagaagaagggccgGACTCCTGGTACGGGCACTGCTGCCATACTGACCAGGAGCCAGGATGAGCCAGGTGACCACTAA
- a CDS encoding VPS9 domain-containing protein, variant, producing the protein MSFSSNNPPPRLSPLRTSRSFTRLDPPSTPPDITRPKRASTIQSPVKDTSEMPDTFERRVSLDLEPPRSSIDLEGLPIELVALTDSFIDGLVAKVHPAPPNIDSLSQRFQDFYATAASHIQTHIDSLATRQKRDDFAASTSGTRQSAASILRQKAAQLGSSSKEKLKAGLSRRDSEMLTPEEYAERRKARKALEQQRILLEEAVERRLCEGIYGRIYRHHTTQDEAQDDKLRSKTAALAVVGIGPSDLGVDIGDIDKSDPEAVAKRTEEVRDWLEGARKELILMNQSRYPLGKLNHLKAAHKAIIDTLSHFHPSSSADELMPMLIFTLITLPPENLNVISDVNFIQRFRWEPKLVGESSYCLTCLEAAISFLETVDLSTLRADEAPTGPAKTPTGSSLPRAETFPPAYSAGVSATPSPSSESNNSLKPPLSRHAVRLRDRRLSDLVTQPAQAFNAASDAVFTTADQSLKTIGISLGDSYKFLVGKMREHQEAIVPKTLEDARKLIGTPPPPLLEDDGNSMAGSASVRSAASSVHTPDEGLHPLKRSNTPSRSADDRVLSIIGGRKASSATRDTSADSAGTTRSVSGSGKRPTVEERAAAAVAAGMGGGGGGSGSSSKESKEGGSSTTTGTATTPIPTSASAPPASSNPALIDSVRNLSSSFNPMARFSQGISGLRSFGRTTPSTPSSAAPPPPVAKDKEMPPVPGKGTPVADGGDLATAFPDLAPALPPKEIPKIEPPIKRFMEVQNPADLRIGEVLDLLRDYRRLAGALKDVGAFKE; encoded by the exons ATGTCCTTCAGTAGCAACAACCCGCCGCCGCGGCTGAGTCCTCTCCGGACATCTCGCTCCTTCACCCGCCTCGATCCTCCTTCCACGCCTCCAGACATCACGCGCCCCAAGAGAGCGAGCACGATACAGTCCCCCGTCAAAGACACTTCCGAGATGCCCGACACGTTCGAACGCAGAGTCAGCTTGGACTTGGAGCCCCCGAGGTCGTCCATCGATCTGGAAGGACTCCCCATCGAGTTGGTCGCCCTGACAGATAGCTTCATCGACGGCCTAGTCGCAAAGGTGCACCCAGCACCGCCCAACATCGATTCGCTCTCTCAGCGATTTCAAGACTTTTATGCTACTGCCGCCTCCCACATCCAGACCCATATCGACAGTCTAGCCACTCGACAAAAACGCGATGACTTTGCAGCATCTACCTCGGGCACGCGCCAGTCCGCGGCCAGTATACTACGCCAAAAGGCTGCCCAGctgggcagcagcagcaaggaaAAGCTCAAGGCGGGACTTTCAAGGCGGGACTCGGAAATGCTTACACCCGAAGAATACGCCGAACGTAGGAAGGCAAGGAAAGCGTTGGAGCAGCAGCGGATACTGTTGGAGGAAGCTGTAGAGAGGAGGCTTTGCGAAGGCATCTACGGAAGAATCTACCGCCATCACACCACACAGGACGAAGCGCAGGATGACAAGCTCCGATCAAAAACTGCCGCGTTGGCCGTGGTAGGCATCGGCCCCAGCGATCTGGGAGTGGACATTGGCGACATCGACAAAAGCGACCCCGAAGCCGTTGCCAAGAGAACAGAAGAGGTCAGGGACTGGCTGGAAGGGGCGAGGAAGGAGTTAATACTGATGAACCAGTCGCGGTATCCCCTGGGCAAGCTGAACCATCTCAAGGCAGCGCATAAAGCCATTATCGACACTCTCTCGCATTTCCACCCTTCCTCATCCGCCGACGAGCTCATGCCGATGCTCATCTTCACCCTCATCACCCTTCCGCCCGAGAACCTCAACGTCATAAGCGACGTCAACTTCATCCAGCGCTTCCGCTGGGAACCCAAACTAGTGGGCGAGTCATCCTACTGTCTCACCTGTCTCGAAGCCGCCATCAGCTTCCTGGAAACAGTCGACCTTTCCACTCTCCGCGCCGATGAAGCTCCCACCGGACCCGCCAAGACTCCCACCGGCTCCTCCCTACCCCGGGCAGAGACTTTCCCTCCCGCCTACTCTGCCGGAGTCTCCGCCACCCCCAGCCCATCATCCGAGTCCAACAATAGCCTTAAGCCACCACTCTCCCGCCACGCCGTGCGGCTGCGTGATCGCCGGCTTAGTGATCTGGTGACGCAGCCGGCACAGGCCTTCAACGCCGCCAGCGACGCCGTCTTCACCACGGCCGACCAGAGCCTCAAGACTATCGGCATCAGCTTAGGCGATAGCTACAAGTTCCTTGTTGGCAAGATGCGCGAGCACCAGGAGGCCATCGTGCCCAAAACACTTGAAGATGCGCGCAAGCTGATCGGCACgccaccgcctcctcttcttgaaGATGACGGCAATTCCATGGCGGGGAGTGCAAGCGTGAGGAGCGCCGCTAGCTCGGTGCACACGCCTGACGAAGGTCTGCATCCACTAAAGCGGTCCAACACGCCCAGCAGGTCAGCGGATGATAGGGTGTTGAGCATCATCGGCGGGAGAAAAGCATCATCAGCAACAAGGGATACCAGCGCCGACAGCGCGGGCACCACGAGGAGTGTTTCGGGATCAGGGAAGCGGCCAACGGTAGAGGAGAGAGCGGCTGCGGCTGTGGCTGCTGggatgggcggcggcggtggtggtagtgggtCATCATCAAAGGAAtcaaaggaaggaggaagttcGACTACGACGGGCACTGCGACGACCCCTATTCCGACTTCGGCATCGGCGCCTCCCGCTTCGTCGAATCCAGCACTCATTGATTCCGTCAGGAACCTGAGCAGCTCGTTTAATCCGATGGCGAGGTTTTCGCAGGGTATCAGCGGACTGAGGAGCTTTGGCAGGACCACACCGTCCACACCATCATCGGCAGCACCCCCTCCGCCTGTGGCTAAGGACAAGGAGATGCCGCCTGTGCCAGGGAAGGGGACGCCGGTGGCGGATGGCGGGGATTTAGCTACG GCCTTCCCCGATCTAGCCCCCGCGCTCCCACCAAAGGAAATCCCCAAGATCGAACCGCCCATCAAGCGGTTCATGGAGGTGCAGAACCCGGCCGATTTGCGGATAGGCGAAGTGTTGGATTTGCTGAGAGATTATAGAAGGCTAGCGGGTGCGTTGAAAGATGTGGGTGCTTTCAAGGAATGA